GCAGTTACCAATGTTTCCTTATTGGCAAGCCCGATTGTCTTCCCCTCATCGATGGCTGCAAGCGTAGAGGACAGCCCCATGCTTCCAACGACCGCTGTAACCACCATTTCCGCATCCGTCGCTGCCGCAATCTCGATCAAGCCTTCATGACCATGGAACACTTCGGTTCCGGCAGGAAGATCATGCCTGATGCTGTCAGCAAGCTCTTTTGTGGCAACGGACACTTTACGCGGAGAAAACTCCTTGACCTGCTGAAGCAGTAATTCCTTATTACTCCCTGCTGCAAGGCCCTCAATCTGAAAATGTTCCCGGTGTTTCCTCACGACATCCAAGGTCTGGGTACCTATGGAGCCAGTGGAGCCGAGTACGCTGATCTTCTTCATGCACATCTTTCCTTTCATCAGTAAGGCAGGAGACTCAATATATGTACAAACGGAAATACGACGATCCAACTGTCACATCGATCCAGTATCCCTCCATGGCCCGGCAGCAGTTTGCCCGAATCCTTGATGTCATACACCCGTTTATAAGCGGATTGCACCAAATCTCCGAGTTGACCGATAACAGCGCAGGAAAGTCCAATCAGAATCGCTTGTCCAGCCGTCAGGAATCCATCTGAGAAGAATGAAAAGAGCAGTGATGTGAACACGGCAATGACCACACCGCCGAGCGCACCCTCAACCGTTTTGTTCGGGCTTATGGAAGGCCATAATTTATGGCGCCCCATGGCGCGTCCGACAAAATACGCTCCCGCATCACTTGCCCAGATCGAGGCCAGAAGCAGAAAAGTCCAGAATACGCCATGGCCGTCAGGAGCATGTCGTGATTCGGCGATAAAGGAAAATCCGATTCCGATATACGCTGATGCCAAAAATAATAATGAAACCCGTTTGATATCAATTACATTCTTCGTCGTTACGGTCGCCAGCAAAAATAAAAGCAGCAGGAGCCAAAGTACATGTTCCCACGGGATCTGAATATTCAAATTAAGCGGTCCCCATGGAAATACAAGCAGCAGCACCCCCGCGTACCCAATCCATGCCGTTCCCCCGAACGGTGCCGTATTGGTCATGCGCACAAACTCATAATAACCGATTAGCGCCATCGCCAGAATAAGAAGATGGTACCATAGACCGCCTATGAAACATAATCCTAAAAAGACCGCTCCCGCTATAATTCCGGTAATCAATCGCTGTTTCAAAACGTTCCATCCTCCATCGGCTACGAAAGTCCACCGTAGCGCCTTGTTCTTTGTTGATAATCGGCTATGGCCTCCACCAAATGATCTTTGGTGAACTCCGGCCAATAGGCATCCGTAAACCATAGCT
Above is a window of Paenibacillus sp. FSL K6-1330 DNA encoding:
- a CDS encoding phosphatidate cytidylyltransferase is translated as MKQRLITGIIAGAVFLGLCFIGGLWYHLLILAMALIGYYEFVRMTNTAPFGGTAWIGYAGVLLLVFPWGPLNLNIQIPWEHVLWLLLLLFLLATVTTKNVIDIKRVSLLFLASAYIGIGFSFIAESRHAPDGHGVFWTFLLLASIWASDAGAYFVGRAMGRHKLWPSISPNKTVEGALGGVVIAVFTSLLFSFFSDGFLTAGQAILIGLSCAVIGQLGDLVQSAYKRVYDIKDSGKLLPGHGGILDRCDSWIVVFPFVHILSLLPY